From Toxorhynchites rutilus septentrionalis strain SRP chromosome 2, ASM2978413v1, whole genome shotgun sequence, a single genomic window includes:
- the LOC129766839 gene encoding S-phase kinase-associated protein 1-like: protein MTTIRLQSSDGEIFTVDVEVAQYSVTLTNLMNRGIGLGENDVIPLATVNSRNLTKVLEYYEHHRNDPVTEPIHRRPRRKCPPRRRSNNISKWDQRFLDIDNGALCELALAAYCLELSKLLNVICSTFANRLKRRTPEEKEEVMKFLRGEGFDME from the coding sequence ATGACAACGATTAGGCTGCAATCGTCGGATGGCGAAATTTTCACTGTCGACGTAGAGGTCGCCCAGTACTCGGTAACACTCACCAATTTGATGAATCGTGGTATTGGACTAGGTGAGAACGACGTTATCCCACTGGCGACCGTAAACTCGCGCAATCTCACCAAGGTGCTGGAGTATTACGAGCACCACAGGAATGATCCGGTAACCGAACCCATTCATCGTCGCCCTCGCCGAAAATGCCCACCCAGAAGACGTTCCAACAACATCAGCAAGTGGGATCAGAGATTCTTGGACATTGATAATGGCGCGCTGTGCGAGTTGGCACTGGCAGCTTATTGTCTTGAATTATCAAAGCTTCTGAATGTAATTTGTAGTACTTTTGCCAATAGACTGAAGAGAAGAACACCCGAGGAAAAGGAAGaagtgatgaaatttttgcgagGCGAAGGATTCGATATGGAATGA